One part of the Lotus japonicus ecotype B-129 chromosome 2, LjGifu_v1.2 genome encodes these proteins:
- the LOC130736264 gene encoding protein FAR1-RELATED SEQUENCE 5-like — protein sequence MYNVLDKERRNQYPDARGAFGYLRTLRSTDPDMYWSHKKSEKGKLLNLFWCDGQSRRDYGVFGDVLAFDATYRKNKYSCPLVVLSGVNHHNRTIVFGTAIVSDEKEETYVWLLEKFVDAMKGKALVSVITDGCKSMRNAIRRVFPDAHHRLCAWHLLENAGRNVKKPKFVEMFKRCMLGDYEVAGFEDRWENMAIEFEVQDEPWVKETYEKKEMWASAYMRGQFFCGFRTTSRVEGLHAQLGRYVNYKNNLCNFLKNFHRFMTYFRFKEVEDDFNSTHGEQVLLTSLKALERSASKIYTRNIFLRFRAILQRASTWRVFGFKRTAMCVIYFVKHYPSTGRNWQVTYYEPTSELKCSCERMESVGLPCDHIVSMMVHIDMVEIPKSLVLGRWTINAKESIEGFGETEMNEWDQLTVCRYSALLASCRNLCKLACRTSAQFQETKSLVFEHCKRLSSNSQVDVTAGDGAADHGATVDEGQGEEGEERHIRNPDVVRSKGCGAIIYQRSMKGKRTLRGGICGKPGHNRTTCTRRDGQTSTQQGTQEGSIGAGLTQRLFEEENENV from the coding sequence ATGTACAATGTATTGGATAAGGAGAGGAGAAACCAGTATCCTGATGCAAGAGGTGCATTTGGCTATCTGCGTACTTTGCGAAGCACAGATCCAGACATGTACTGGAGCCATAAGAAGTCTGAGAAAGGAAAGTTGCTGAACTTGTTTTGGTGCGATGGACAAAGTCGTAGAGACTATGGTGTTTTTGGTGATGTGTTAGCATTTGATGCTACGtatagaaaaaacaaatatagtTGCCCACTTGTGGTATTGTCTGGAGTCAACCATCATAACAGGACCATTGTGTTTGGCACAGCAATTGTATCTGATGAGAAAGAAGAAACCTATGTATGGCTGctggaaaaatttgtggatgcAATGAAAGGCAAAGCTCTTGTATCTGTCATTACTGATGGATGCAAGTCCATGAGGAATGCGATTAGAAGAGTATTTCCCGATGCCCACCATAGGTTGTGTGCGTGGCATTTATTGGAGAACGCAGGAAGGAATGTGAAGAAGCCCAAATTCGTAGAAATGTTTAAAAGATGCATGTTGGGTGACTATGAGGTGGCTGGGTTTGAAGATAGGTGGGAAAATATGGCGATAGAATTTGAAGTTCAAGATGAACCATGGGTGAAGGAGACGTATGAGAAGAAGGAAATGTGGGCTTCTGCATACATGCGCGGTCAGTTTTTTTGTGGTTTTAGGACCACCTCGCGAGTTGAAGGCTTGCATGCTCAGCTCGGTAGATATgtgaattataaaaataatttgtgTAATTTCTTGAAGAACTTTCACAGGTTCATGACCTACTTTAGGTTCAAGGAGGTTGAAGATGACTTTAATTCAACACATGGGGAACAAGTGTTGTTGACATCTCTAAAAGCACTGGAGAGGTCCGCATCAAAGATCTACACGCGTAACATATTTCTTCGTTTTAGGGCTATTCTTCAAAGGGCTTCAacttggagggtttttggattCAAGAGAACAGCAATGTGTGTTATCTACTTTGTGAAGCATTACCCCTCAACTGGAAGGAATTGGCAAGTTACTTATTATGAACCTACTAGTGAGTTAAAGTGCAGCTGTGAGAGAATGGAGTCAGTAGGCCTTCCTTGTGATCACATTGTTTCTATGATGGTGCACATAGACATGGTTGAGATTCCTAAATCCCTTGTTCTTGGTAGGTGGACTATTAATGCTAAGGAATCTATTGAGGGCTTTGGAGAAACTGAAATGAATGAATGGGATCAACTAACAGTCTGTCGATATTCTGCATTGCTTGCAAGTTGTAGAAACCTGTGCAAACTTGCTTGTCGTACAAGTGCACAATTTCAAGAGACCAAATCACTTGTATTTGAGCACTGTAAAAGACTGAGCAGTAATTCACAGGTTGACGTGACAGCTGGAGATGGTGCTGCTGACCATGGTGCAACAGTTGATGAGGGACAGGGTGAGGAAGGTGAAGAGAGGCACATTAGGAATCCTGATGTTGTCAGATCTAAGGGATGTGGGGCCATTATCTATCAACGGTCAATGAAAGGTAAGCGTACTCTTCGCGGTGGTATCTGTGGCAAGCCAGGACACAACCGCACAACATGCACACGTAGAGATGGCCAAACGTCTACTCAACAAGGAACTCAAGAGGGATCTATTGGTGCTGGTCTCACCCAGAGACtatttgaagaagaaaatgaaaatgtttgA